The following is a genomic window from Pseudomonas lurida.
GGAGATCACTGCAGTCTTGCCGCCCGCGGAGAACTTCTTGATGTTGGCGACGATGGTCTGGTAGTCGGCGTGGCCGAACGGGGTATAGACCTCTTCGATGTCTTTGTCCGCGACGCCTTTGGAGTGCAGGAACGAACGCAGGATCTTGTTGGTGGTGCGCGGGTACACATAGTCGGTGCCGAGCAGGAAGAAGCGCTTGGCACTGCCGCCTTCTTCGCTCATCAGGTATTCCACCGCCGGGATCGCCTGCTGGTTCGGCGCTGCACCGGTATAGAACACGTTAGGTGACATCTCTTCGCCTTCGTATTGCACCGGGTAGAACAGCAGGCCGTTGAGCTCTTCGAACACCGGCAGCACCGATTTACGCGACACCGAGGTCCAGCAGCCGAACACGACTGCGACCTTGTCCTGGGTCAGCAACTGGCGGCCTTTTTCAGCGAACAGCGGCCAGTTCGATGCGGGGTCAACCACCACCGGCTCAAGCATCTTGCCGTTCACACCGCCTTTGGCGTTGATCTCGTCGATGGTCATCAGCGCCATGTCTTTGAGCGAGGTCTCGGAGATCGCCATGGTCCCGGACAACGAGTGCAGGATGCCGACCTTGATGGTCTCGGCGGCCTGCACGGTCCAGGTCAGACCCATGGCGGCAATGGATGCCGAGAGAGTGAAAGCCTTGATCAAG
Proteins encoded in this region:
- the urtA gene encoding urea ABC transporter substrate-binding protein — encoded protein: MKRRSLIKAFTLSASIAAMGLTWTVQAAETIKVGILHSLSGTMAISETSLKDMALMTIDEINAKGGVNGKMLEPVVVDPASNWPLFAEKGRQLLTQDKVAVVFGCWTSVSRKSVLPVFEELNGLLFYPVQYEGEEMSPNVFYTGAAPNQQAIPAVEYLMSEEGGSAKRFFLLGTDYVYPRTTNKILRSFLHSKGVADKDIEEVYTPFGHADYQTIVANIKKFSAGGKTAVISTVNGDSNVPFYKELANQGLKATDVPVVAFSVGEEELRGIDTKPLVGNLAAWNYFQSVENPVNQKFVADWKAYAKKHNLPGADKAVTNDPMEATYVGIHMWAQAAEKAKSTDVDKVREALAGQTFAAPSGFTLTMDKTNHHLHKPVMIGEIQADGQFSVVWQTQEPIRAQPWSPYIPGNDKKPDYAVKSN